One region of Polynucleobacter sp. Adler-ghost genomic DNA includes:
- a CDS encoding RDD family protein — protein sequence MISPAELNLLPAPQFWRRVSCILYEQLVLLGVIALTFLLPNLGLGILFGASLPSWLTFLYLYAVLGIYFVWYWTKSGQTLAMQTWRVRIIGPGGYNLTRKQAIWRYFFGSLWLVPCVLLQWLFELQKWQIIEMLFAVALFLWPLSIYLDRVKPLLRQSLPDRLSGTRLVELPKNLVKLN from the coding sequence GTGATTAGCCCCGCTGAATTAAACCTGCTCCCTGCTCCACAATTTTGGCGACGGGTCTCTTGTATTCTTTATGAGCAATTGGTTTTATTAGGCGTCATTGCCCTTACCTTCCTCCTTCCAAATTTGGGATTGGGCATTTTGTTTGGCGCATCTCTGCCAAGCTGGCTCACCTTTCTCTATCTCTATGCTGTTCTGGGCATTTACTTTGTTTGGTATTGGACTAAGTCAGGACAGACACTGGCGATGCAAACATGGCGAGTACGCATAATTGGTCCAGGCGGATACAACCTGACTCGCAAGCAAGCGATTTGGCGTTATTTTTTTGGATCCTTGTGGCTAGTGCCTTGCGTACTTTTGCAGTGGTTGTTCGAGCTGCAAAAATGGCAGATTATTGAAATGCTATTTGCAGTTGCTTTATTTCTGTGGCCACTCAGCATTTACTTGGATCGCGTTAAACCTCTGCTACGTCAGAGTCTGCCAGACCGTTTAAGTGGAACGCGTTTAGTGGAATTACCGAAGAACTTAGTAAAGCTCAATTAA
- the greB gene encoding transcription elongation factor GreB gives MEEKNYITPAGHERIKSELLQLLNLDRPEVVKVVHWAASNGDRSENGDYIYGKKRLREIDRRIRFLNQRLEFAVVVDNQARKSGEADADQVFFGATVTYENLEGADAGKKTSITIVGVDEVNLDLGHVSWVSPIAKALIKSRLGDCVKIQTPTGPTEIEILEIQYR, from the coding sequence ATGGAAGAGAAGAACTACATCACGCCTGCCGGTCACGAGCGCATTAAAAGTGAGCTTTTACAGCTCTTAAACCTGGATCGGCCAGAGGTTGTCAAGGTTGTCCACTGGGCCGCCTCTAATGGTGACCGCTCCGAGAATGGTGACTATATTTATGGAAAAAAGCGACTTCGGGAGATAGATCGCCGGATTCGCTTCCTTAACCAGCGCCTTGAATTTGCTGTCGTTGTCGATAACCAGGCTCGAAAATCGGGTGAAGCAGATGCCGATCAGGTCTTTTTTGGGGCTACCGTTACTTATGAGAACTTGGAAGGTGCAGATGCTGGCAAAAAGACAAGCATCACGATTGTAGGCGTCGATGAGGTTAATTTAGATTTGGGTCACGTTAGCTGGGTATCGCCGATAGCCAAAGCCTTAATCAAGTCGCGCCTAGGTGATTGCGTCAAAATTCAGACGCCAACCGGTCCAACTGAGATTGAAATCCTGGAAATACAGTACAGATAA
- a CDS encoding SDR family oxidoreductase: MDLGLKGKVALVMASSRGLGQAMAVSLAREGVKVAVTGRNPEGLKKSVEMIEAAGGTAFALTWDLSDASLIDSLVSKVEKELGPIDILVNNTGGPPPTLAAGQDPALWQKSFNDMVLSLISITDRVLPGMRQRKWGRIITSTTSGAIAPIKNLAISNTLRAALLAWSKTLSAEVAADGITVNVIMPGRVATDRLRQLDEARAQRENVSYESVVQASLKQIPMGRYGDPQEYGDTAAFLASQNASYITGSVIRVDGGQIQAI, from the coding sequence ATGGATTTAGGACTCAAAGGTAAGGTTGCTTTGGTGATGGCATCTAGCCGAGGTTTAGGTCAGGCGATGGCGGTTTCTTTGGCGCGTGAGGGTGTCAAAGTGGCAGTGACTGGCCGCAATCCCGAGGGATTAAAAAAATCAGTTGAAATGATTGAAGCTGCCGGTGGAACAGCTTTTGCTCTGACCTGGGATCTTTCTGATGCATCCCTGATCGATAGCTTGGTGAGTAAGGTGGAGAAAGAACTGGGCCCGATTGATATCTTGGTAAACAACACCGGTGGACCTCCCCCGACATTAGCGGCAGGGCAAGACCCCGCTTTGTGGCAAAAGAGTTTTAACGATATGGTTCTATCACTCATCAGTATCACAGATCGAGTTCTACCAGGAATGCGTCAGCGTAAATGGGGTCGCATTATTACCAGCACCACTTCAGGTGCTATTGCCCCCATTAAGAATCTCGCCATCTCCAATACCTTGCGTGCTGCATTGCTGGCTTGGTCTAAAACCCTATCTGCAGAAGTAGCAGCTGATGGAATTACCGTGAATGTGATCATGCCAGGTCGCGTAGCAACTGATCGTTTGCGTCAGTTAGATGAAGCACGTGCCCAACGTGAAAATGTGAGCTATGAATCTGTTGTTCAAGCCAGCTTGAAGCAAATTCCGATGGGTCGTTACGGTGATCCACAGGAGTATGGAGATACCGCGGCGTTTTTGGCTAGTCAAAATGCCTCCTACATTACTGGCTCAGTGATTCGTGTAGATGGTGGCCAGATTCAGGCTATCTAA
- the rpoZ gene encoding DNA-directed RNA polymerase subunit omega, whose amino-acid sequence MARITVEDCLKTIPNRFELVLAATYRARQLVQGHSPRVESRDKATVVALREVAAGVTDRDMLTKVPL is encoded by the coding sequence ATGGCCCGTATTACTGTAGAAGATTGTCTAAAAACTATCCCCAATCGTTTTGAGCTGGTATTGGCCGCGACTTATCGCGCACGTCAATTAGTTCAAGGTCACTCCCCACGTGTTGAGTCCAGAGATAAAGCAACTGTAGTTGCGTTGCGTGAAGTTGCTGCTGGTGTAACCGACCGTGACATGTTGACCAAAGTACCTTTGTAA
- a CDS encoding ABC transporter ATP-binding protein, with translation MDALGKAIDVQNLTVGYGSKVLLQNLNFSVKSGEIFVILGGSGCGKSSLLKNLFGLYQPLAGDVLIEGQNITTAQGAERQKIMTSFGVMYQQGALFGSMSLLDNVTLFMEEYTQLTREQMNLLARCKLDLVGLLPYETYMPSEISGGMQKRAAIARAMALDPKILFLDEPSAGLDPITSADLDSTILDLSKNLGFTFVIVSHELASIYSIADKVIMLDKDATGIIAEGDPKALRDSSKDPRVHQFFNRIMSKDAA, from the coding sequence ATGGATGCACTAGGTAAAGCGATTGATGTGCAAAACCTCACCGTAGGCTATGGCTCAAAAGTGCTGTTACAGAACCTGAACTTCTCTGTCAAGAGTGGTGAGATCTTTGTGATTTTGGGTGGATCAGGTTGCGGTAAATCAAGCCTCTTAAAGAATTTATTCGGCCTATATCAACCACTTGCTGGAGATGTGTTGATCGAGGGTCAAAATATCACTACCGCCCAAGGCGCTGAGCGCCAAAAAATCATGACGAGCTTTGGGGTGATGTATCAGCAGGGCGCTTTATTCGGTTCCATGAGTTTATTGGATAACGTGACTCTCTTTATGGAAGAGTACACCCAACTGACTAGAGAGCAGATGAATTTATTAGCCCGATGCAAACTGGACTTGGTAGGCTTGCTTCCATACGAAACGTATATGCCTAGCGAAATTAGCGGTGGCATGCAAAAGCGGGCTGCAATTGCCCGTGCGATGGCTTTGGATCCTAAAATATTATTTTTGGATGAGCCTTCAGCGGGTCTTGATCCGATTACGTCGGCTGATCTCGATAGTACGATTTTAGATCTTTCAAAAAACTTAGGATTTACTTTTGTGATTGTTTCTCACGAGTTAGCTAGTATTTATTCTATTGCCGACAAAGTCATCATGTTGGATAAAGATGCTACAGGCATTATTGCCGAGGGAGATCCTAAGGCATTAAGAGACAGCAGCAAAGATCCCCGGGTACACCAATTTTTTAATCGCATCATGAGCAAGGACGCAGCATGA
- a CDS encoding ABC transporter permease → MLTSFLRAIQRDLRSSELVALLVALTLSVAALSSVSFLADRMQRAFQFDARQLLAADLLIVSDQPLPERFIQEAKGRQLSLAQTIVFPSMATVGAQSKLASLKAVSSAYPLRGSLQVSPSSVSATPAVGSVWVDPAMLNSLKANVGDQMLLGDKTFLISGILERELDRGAGFMNFAPRVMMSLDDLPATGLIGLGSRVSYRLLLAGNDSSISDYAQWATQSIASESLRGLRIETLENAQPVMRKTLERAERFLALVALLTAMVAAVAIALSARRYVLKQADVCAVMKCLGASQKTILVNQVKILGALCILAAVMGAGIAYGVQEILIGILGNLILANLPALSLWPLVWSILFSSCLLVGFAGPPLLSLVTISPVRLIRKELGSVNIKVLWVALFGLSTCLILIALAAQDWKLASWVAASFGLALVLFAAVSWLCLGLLKLLFSRWSNHHFALRFALTVQARRSGFAVMQITALGIALMALLLILLLRQDLLATWQGNIPVDAPNRFMINVQEDQKSSITRSLLDAGVAKPSFSPMVRARLVEVNGKTIGPNDYIDDNARRLVDREFNLSYTEQLPEGNRITSGKWLEGSAPQVSLEAGIAKTLKLKLGDQMTFELAGEKVTAPITSLRKLDWSSMKVNFFVIMPPATLAEMPQSWITSYYQSTAIEGLDYQLAQAYPNLTIVDVGASLKQIQDVLDRLSSVLGLLFAFTIGAAILVLVAAIAATQDERFRSAALLKAVGASRYLLGKIALAELLIIGVLAGTLAGLAAGIAAWALGRFVLEIEFNAFAQSLAMGIGFGVTACLLAGYRFQRRIQTATAMECLREI, encoded by the coding sequence GTGTTAACCAGCTTTCTGCGGGCTATTCAGCGAGACCTTCGATCTAGTGAACTAGTAGCACTTTTGGTCGCGCTGACGCTCTCGGTGGCCGCCTTATCCAGCGTGAGTTTCTTGGCTGACCGCATGCAGCGAGCCTTTCAGTTCGATGCACGCCAGCTGCTTGCTGCGGATCTATTAATCGTTTCTGATCAGCCACTGCCCGAGCGCTTCATTCAGGAAGCCAAGGGGCGACAGCTGAGCTTGGCTCAAACCATTGTCTTTCCGAGTATGGCCACAGTAGGGGCGCAAAGTAAGTTGGCTTCCCTTAAGGCTGTGAGTTCTGCCTATCCCTTACGCGGTAGCTTGCAAGTATCACCTTCGTCAGTCAGCGCAACTCCAGCAGTGGGTTCGGTCTGGGTGGATCCCGCAATGCTCAATTCGCTAAAGGCAAATGTTGGTGACCAGATGCTATTGGGTGATAAGACATTTCTCATTAGCGGCATTTTGGAACGCGAGCTCGATCGGGGTGCTGGCTTTATGAACTTCGCTCCACGCGTGATGATGTCGCTAGATGATTTGCCAGCCACAGGTCTAATTGGTCTCGGTAGTCGCGTAAGCTATCGACTTCTTCTGGCAGGCAATGATTCGTCCATCTCTGATTATGCGCAGTGGGCAACGCAATCGATTGCATCCGAAAGTCTCCGAGGATTGCGGATTGAGACCTTGGAAAATGCGCAGCCTGTCATGCGTAAAACCCTCGAGCGGGCTGAGCGCTTTTTAGCCTTGGTTGCCTTACTAACAGCCATGGTAGCTGCGGTTGCGATTGCCTTGTCAGCACGTCGTTATGTTTTAAAGCAGGCCGATGTTTGCGCGGTCATGAAATGCCTTGGCGCAAGCCAAAAGACGATTCTAGTGAATCAAGTCAAGATATTGGGCGCTCTGTGTATATTGGCTGCTGTGATGGGCGCTGGGATTGCTTATGGCGTTCAAGAGATATTGATTGGCATATTGGGTAATCTAATATTGGCTAATTTACCCGCACTCTCACTCTGGCCTTTGGTCTGGAGTATTTTGTTTTCCTCCTGTCTGCTAGTTGGCTTTGCTGGGCCACCTTTATTGAGTTTAGTCACGATTTCACCGGTGCGACTGATTCGCAAAGAGTTGGGTTCGGTGAACATCAAGGTGCTGTGGGTTGCACTCTTTGGATTGAGTACTTGCCTTATCTTGATCGCGCTTGCAGCTCAAGATTGGAAGCTAGCCTCTTGGGTTGCCGCTAGTTTTGGCTTAGCTCTTGTACTCTTTGCTGCAGTTTCTTGGTTATGTCTAGGTTTACTCAAGCTCCTGTTCTCTAGGTGGAGCAATCATCACTTCGCGCTACGCTTTGCACTTACAGTTCAAGCACGTCGCTCTGGCTTTGCAGTCATGCAAATCACGGCGCTAGGTATTGCCTTAATGGCCTTATTACTCATTCTCTTGCTCCGACAAGATTTATTGGCTACTTGGCAGGGCAATATCCCAGTCGATGCACCCAATCGCTTCATGATTAATGTTCAGGAAGATCAAAAGTCTAGTATCACTCGCTCACTACTGGATGCGGGAGTAGCAAAGCCGAGTTTTAGCCCCATGGTTCGTGCGCGCTTAGTTGAGGTGAATGGAAAGACCATTGGGCCCAATGACTACATTGATGACAATGCGCGCCGCTTAGTTGATCGAGAATTCAATCTCTCGTATACCGAGCAGTTGCCTGAGGGTAATCGGATTACTTCCGGCAAATGGCTTGAAGGCAGCGCGCCGCAAGTTTCTTTAGAGGCGGGGATTGCGAAGACTTTGAAGTTAAAACTGGGTGATCAAATGACTTTTGAGCTTGCTGGTGAGAAAGTTACTGCGCCTATTACCTCTTTGCGTAAGTTGGATTGGAGTTCGATGAAGGTGAATTTCTTTGTCATCATGCCGCCCGCAACGCTCGCAGAAATGCCCCAGTCTTGGATTACTTCGTATTATCAAAGCACTGCAATTGAAGGTTTGGATTATCAACTTGCGCAGGCCTATCCCAATCTCACCATCGTGGATGTCGGAGCATCGCTAAAACAAATCCAGGATGTGCTGGATAGACTGTCTTCTGTATTAGGCCTCTTGTTCGCTTTCACTATTGGGGCGGCAATTTTAGTTTTAGTGGCTGCGATAGCGGCAACCCAAGATGAACGTTTCAGGAGCGCAGCCTTGTTAAAAGCAGTAGGTGCGTCGCGCTATCTACTAGGGAAGATTGCATTAGCCGAGCTCCTGATTATTGGAGTGCTTGCTGGAACTTTGGCTGGACTCGCTGCTGGAATTGCAGCATGGGCACTTGGCCGTTTTGTATTGGAGATTGAATTCAATGCGTTTGCGCAGTCATTGGCGATGGGTATCGGCTTTGGGGTAACTGCTTGCCTATTGGCGGGTTATCGCTTTCAGAGAAGAATTCAAACCGCTACTGCAATGGAATGTTTGCGTGAGATCTAA
- a CDS encoding bifunctional (p)ppGpp synthetase/guanosine-3',5'-bis(diphosphate) 3'-pyrophosphohydrolase, with the protein MSPQEIANSENSSIIATLLAQSSRHLFGPTSAPTLPLKHQVVSIDGLISKLGYLKPDEVVLIKQAFHFADAAHLGQYRHSGEPYITHPVAVAELCATWRLDASSIMAALMHDVIEDTGCTQADLVGKFGSKVAELVEGLTKLDKLEFQSHAEAQAESFRKMFMAMARDVRVILVKLADRTHNMRTLDAVPMEKRRRVAAETIEIYAPIAHRLGLNIIYRDLQDLSFRYSMPMRFRVIEDAVKRARGNRKEMVEKILQNARMAFAKVNLEVDLQGREKTLFSIYNKMRNKQLSFSQVLDVYAFRVTVHSIDECYRALGILHALYKPMPGKFKDYIAIPKLNGYQSLHTTLLGPSGVPVEFQIRTGDMHAVAEAGVAAHWAYKDGGPDISEVQNRAHQWLQSLIDIQDSSGDSQEFLEHVKIDLFPDAVYVFTPKGQIRALPRGATALDFAYSIHSDVGNTCVAVKINGMQLPLRSELKNSDIVEVVTSANSQPNPGWLAFVRTGKARASIRHSLKTKHYAESLQLGERLLASALRQQGVDAGLLSPELWEKLLHWTGDKTREEACVNIALGRRSSQELAIRLKILIDDEGGSDQMRLGAADWVSPQQEIASHHHQRQAILVDGREGNSISFQTCCHPIPGDNIIGYLGKGEGLQVHTNDCQVALRMLSKDSDKWVEVEWGKEVNREFEVDLAIDTRQGKGVLARVASSVTAADSNIMNVSMDDRYKEDAVTIRFTIQVSDRLHLSKVMRSLRANHDVMRVTRVRVS; encoded by the coding sequence ATCTCGCCTCAAGAGATCGCTAATAGCGAAAACTCTTCCATCATCGCGACTTTGTTGGCTCAGTCGAGTAGACACCTTTTTGGCCCAACTTCTGCGCCTACCTTACCCTTAAAGCATCAAGTTGTTTCGATTGATGGATTGATTTCTAAACTGGGCTATCTCAAGCCTGATGAAGTGGTCTTGATTAAGCAAGCCTTTCATTTTGCTGATGCGGCTCACCTTGGGCAGTACCGCCATAGTGGTGAGCCTTATATTACCCATCCTGTAGCAGTTGCTGAACTGTGTGCTACTTGGCGATTGGACGCGTCTTCCATCATGGCAGCCTTAATGCATGATGTGATTGAGGATACGGGTTGTACTCAAGCAGACCTAGTTGGTAAGTTTGGTAGCAAAGTGGCTGAACTCGTAGAGGGCCTAACTAAGCTCGATAAGCTGGAATTCCAAAGTCACGCTGAGGCACAAGCTGAAAGCTTTCGCAAGATGTTTATGGCCATGGCGCGCGATGTTCGGGTCATTTTGGTCAAGCTTGCTGATCGTACGCACAATATGCGCACGCTTGATGCCGTCCCAATGGAAAAGCGTCGCCGAGTGGCTGCTGAGACAATTGAGATCTACGCTCCGATTGCGCACCGCTTAGGTCTCAATATCATTTACCGCGACTTACAGGACTTGAGTTTTCGTTACTCCATGCCAATGCGTTTTAGGGTGATTGAGGATGCAGTGAAGCGGGCGCGCGGTAATCGTAAAGAGATGGTAGAGAAGATTTTGCAGAACGCTCGAATGGCCTTTGCAAAAGTGAATCTCGAAGTTGATTTACAAGGTCGAGAAAAAACACTTTTTAGTATTTACAACAAAATGCGCAACAAGCAATTGAGCTTTTCTCAAGTGCTCGATGTGTACGCCTTCAGGGTCACTGTCCATTCGATTGATGAGTGCTATCGTGCGCTCGGCATATTGCATGCACTCTATAAGCCGATGCCTGGGAAGTTTAAGGATTACATTGCGATTCCTAAACTCAATGGTTATCAGTCTTTGCATACGACACTATTGGGTCCATCCGGAGTACCAGTAGAGTTTCAGATACGTACTGGCGATATGCATGCGGTTGCTGAAGCGGGTGTTGCTGCGCACTGGGCCTATAAAGATGGTGGTCCCGATATTAGCGAGGTGCAAAACCGTGCTCATCAATGGCTGCAATCTTTAATTGATATTCAGGATAGCAGTGGTGACTCTCAAGAATTCTTGGAGCACGTCAAAATTGATCTGTTCCCAGATGCGGTGTATGTCTTTACGCCGAAAGGGCAGATTAGAGCCTTGCCACGTGGCGCTACTGCTCTCGATTTTGCTTACTCCATTCATAGTGATGTAGGTAATACCTGCGTAGCAGTCAAGATTAATGGCATGCAGTTGCCCTTGCGTAGCGAGCTAAAGAACAGCGATATTGTTGAGGTAGTGACATCTGCGAACTCCCAACCTAACCCAGGTTGGCTAGCATTTGTGAGGACGGGTAAAGCCCGTGCATCGATTCGTCATTCACTCAAAACCAAGCACTATGCCGAGTCTTTGCAGTTAGGTGAACGTCTTTTGGCTAGCGCATTACGTCAGCAGGGAGTTGATGCTGGACTACTATCGCCAGAGCTCTGGGAAAAGTTATTGCATTGGACTGGCGATAAAACGCGAGAAGAAGCTTGTGTCAACATTGCCTTGGGCCGTAGATCCTCTCAAGAGCTGGCAATTCGCTTGAAGATTTTGATTGATGATGAGGGTGGCTCTGATCAAATGCGCTTGGGCGCAGCAGATTGGGTCTCACCTCAACAAGAGATAGCTTCACACCACCATCAGCGTCAGGCTATTTTGGTGGATGGTCGCGAAGGCAATTCAATTAGCTTTCAAACTTGCTGCCATCCGATTCCGGGCGACAACATCATTGGCTATCTTGGTAAGGGTGAGGGTTTACAGGTCCACACTAATGACTGCCAAGTAGCCCTCAGAATGCTCTCCAAGGATAGTGATAAGTGGGTAGAGGTTGAGTGGGGCAAAGAGGTTAATCGGGAGTTTGAGGTGGACCTCGCAATTGATACACGCCAAGGTAAAGGCGTATTGGCTAGAGTAGCAAGTAGTGTGACTGCTGCAGACTCCAACATCATGAATGTATCCATGGATGATCGCTACAAAGAAGATGCCGTCACAATTCGATTCACTATTCAAGTATCAGACCGTCTGCACCTCTCTAAAGTCATGCGTAGTTTGCGTGCGAACCATGATGTGATGCGTGTGACCCGCGTACGGGTTAGCTAA
- a CDS encoding membrane integrity-associated transporter subunit PqiC: MKIQMTTNSRWIQFVAFVLMAATLSACSLPKRPALEISSWMVAPERTGAPYKPRSDLWLKMGSSSTTPPFDGKSLVYRLGDQRYEKDFYNTYSALPNEMVGNATRQWLNNAQIFSMTVGQGNSFFPYYILQTSIEEFYGDYRVRPEAVVTIEFFLTATDPQKRNPVIGKNRYTKRVVLKDNTPQALVLGQQEALAQILKEYEVVLYKYAGNLPPPLGQ; the protein is encoded by the coding sequence ATGAAAATTCAGATGACTACAAATTCTCGCTGGATTCAGTTTGTCGCCTTTGTATTGATGGCGGCCACATTAAGTGCATGCTCATTACCGAAAAGACCCGCATTAGAGATCAGTAGTTGGATGGTTGCCCCAGAGCGTACTGGCGCCCCCTATAAGCCGCGAAGTGATTTATGGCTCAAGATGGGTTCATCATCTACAACACCACCTTTTGACGGCAAGTCTTTGGTTTATCGCTTGGGTGATCAGCGCTATGAAAAGGATTTTTATAATACCTATTCTGCTTTACCCAATGAGATGGTTGGTAATGCGACACGTCAGTGGTTGAATAATGCCCAGATCTTCTCTATGACCGTAGGTCAGGGCAATAGCTTCTTTCCGTATTACATCTTGCAGACATCGATAGAGGAGTTTTATGGTGATTACCGTGTTCGACCAGAGGCTGTGGTAACGATAGAATTTTTCCTGACTGCAACTGATCCCCAAAAGCGCAATCCAGTGATTGGTAAAAATCGCTATACCAAGAGAGTCGTGCTCAAAGATAACACCCCCCAGGCATTGGTGCTGGGCCAGCAGGAAGCCCTGGCGCAGATTTTGAAAGAGTATGAGGTGGTACTTTATAAGTACGCTGGCAATCTGCCTCCACCTCTAGGGCAGTAG
- a CDS encoding ABC transporter permease, with protein MSISAPNSLNSLTPVAVWSQVDATHAQVSLSGAVNVYSLAGVWSEVRNKQNQWLGQGNTQTHSLIFDASQVRSLDGSAFAFLIDVQEAQNKAGGQFDIQGLDPKYQPLLREFDPINKLFPATSAKQKRNFVVSTGMAAQNLMDDARGLVTFTGHLSADLVWSIRNVRQVRWGDFVNAAVEAGISALPIVGLVAFLIGVILSFQAAIGMQQFGAVSFVGPLAALGIVREMGPLITAILLAGRSSAAFAAEIGTMTVNSEVDALVTGGLSPIRFLVVPRVLAGILVAPILTLFADIVSIFSSMLTMQIYGIPFINFYNGMLAAVDVEDVLSGLVKATLFGVVISAMGCLRGMQTGTGAAAVGISATRAVVSSIVMIVLVDGIFAYISYRTGF; from the coding sequence ATGAGCATTTCGGCCCCTAATTCTTTAAATTCACTCACTCCAGTGGCAGTTTGGTCGCAAGTGGATGCAACTCATGCTCAAGTTAGCTTGAGTGGTGCAGTCAATGTGTATTCCTTAGCTGGTGTGTGGAGCGAGGTTCGGAACAAGCAAAATCAGTGGTTAGGGCAAGGAAATACACAAACGCACTCATTGATTTTTGATGCATCACAAGTTAGATCTTTAGATGGATCAGCATTTGCATTTTTGATTGACGTGCAAGAGGCGCAGAACAAAGCAGGTGGACAGTTTGATATTCAAGGTTTAGATCCTAAGTATCAGCCGCTCTTGCGTGAATTTGATCCTATTAATAAATTATTTCCAGCAACTTCTGCAAAGCAAAAAAGAAATTTTGTTGTGAGTACTGGTATGGCTGCGCAGAATTTAATGGATGATGCTCGTGGCCTAGTGACATTTACTGGTCACCTGTCAGCAGATTTAGTTTGGTCAATACGTAATGTTAGGCAAGTTCGTTGGGGTGATTTTGTTAACGCTGCTGTAGAGGCAGGCATTTCCGCATTACCGATTGTTGGCCTAGTGGCATTTTTGATTGGCGTCATTCTGTCCTTTCAGGCTGCGATTGGTATGCAGCAATTCGGCGCCGTCTCATTTGTTGGGCCACTCGCTGCGCTAGGCATCGTTAGAGAGATGGGGCCACTGATTACTGCGATCTTGCTTGCAGGCCGCTCATCAGCAGCATTTGCAGCCGAGATTGGTACGATGACCGTAAACAGTGAAGTGGATGCTTTAGTTACTGGCGGCTTAAGCCCTATCCGATTTCTGGTTGTACCAAGAGTACTGGCCGGAATATTAGTAGCGCCAATATTGACCTTGTTTGCCGATATTGTCAGCATTTTTTCTTCGATGCTGACAATGCAAATTTATGGCATTCCCTTTATTAATTTCTACAACGGCATGTTAGCTGCTGTCGATGTTGAGGATGTGCTCTCTGGTCTTGTTAAGGCCACTCTCTTCGGTGTGGTTATCTCCGCAATGGGTTGTTTACGGGGCATGCAAACTGGTACTGGTGCGGCGGCTGTAGGCATCTCCGCAACCCGAGCAGTGGTGAGTAGTATTGTCATGATCGTGTTAGTAGACGGTATCTTTGCCTACATCTCTTACAGGACAGGTTTCTGA
- a CDS encoding MlaD family protein encodes MSNNSNPNYFRLGIFVLAAIGALLFIILIFGSGQFFKKSFVVETYVKQSVTGLDAGAAVRFRGVKIGQVTLIALSGDLYEKEVPMIQKQEYVVVRMQIYGDAIEKSHLETFIKDNLRARIRSMGITGVNYVELDFYPGAAQYSQLSYPWTPEYAVVPSMPNQADEIISGIQKLIGALNGMDIDGTQKKFDALLSNLNQLMSGDGKNNAGLINTVQDLNVLLDRIAKVTDKDQLNILMRELVATMVSLRQTVTSVQGDTTATLENLRQASEQLNEFTRVASQSPSTLIWGEPPARITPPMNGVQK; translated from the coding sequence ATGAGTAATAACTCCAACCCGAATTACTTCCGTCTTGGCATTTTTGTTCTCGCGGCAATCGGTGCACTGCTCTTCATCATCTTGATCTTTGGCTCAGGGCAATTTTTTAAAAAATCATTTGTAGTTGAAACTTACGTCAAGCAATCAGTGACTGGCTTGGATGCTGGTGCGGCAGTGCGCTTTAGAGGCGTCAAGATTGGACAGGTAACATTGATTGCTTTATCGGGTGACTTGTATGAGAAAGAAGTCCCGATGATTCAGAAGCAAGAGTATGTTGTGGTGAGAATGCAGATCTATGGTGATGCTATTGAGAAAAGTCACCTAGAAACATTCATTAAAGATAATTTACGTGCACGTATACGGTCAATGGGTATTACTGGCGTTAATTATGTTGAGCTAGATTTCTATCCCGGTGCCGCTCAATACTCCCAATTATCTTACCCTTGGACGCCCGAATATGCGGTGGTCCCTTCAATGCCCAACCAAGCAGATGAAATTATTTCCGGAATTCAGAAGTTAATTGGTGCACTCAATGGCATGGACATCGATGGAACTCAGAAGAAGTTTGATGCCTTACTGAGTAATCTAAATCAATTGATGTCTGGTGACGGCAAAAATAATGCGGGTCTGATCAATACAGTTCAAGATCTTAATGTCTTGTTGGATCGAATTGCAAAAGTCACTGATAAAGATCAGCTCAATATTCTGATGCGTGAATTGGTGGCGACTATGGTTTCTTTGCGTCAAACCGTCACTAGTGTTCAGGGTGATACCACTGCAACCCTGGAGAATCTGCGTCAGGCTAGTGAGCAGTTAAATGAATTTACCCGAGTCGCAAGTCAATCGCCATCTACTCTGATTTGGGGTGAGCCACCTGCACGTATCACACCTCCAATGAATGGAGTCCAAAAATGA